A window of the Streptomyces sp. Ag109_O5-10 genome harbors these coding sequences:
- a CDS encoding response regulator transcription factor: MTSVLVCDDSPLAREALRRAVATVPGVERVTTAANGEEVLRRWGADRSDLILMDVRMPGLGGVETVRRLLSADPGARIIMLTVAEDLDGVALAVAAGARGYLHKDASRAELRATVTQALADPTWRLAPRRLRSAEMGAAPTLTAREIQVLEGMSHGRSNAEIGRELFLSEDTVKTHARRLFKKLGASDRAHAVALGFRWGLVR; the protein is encoded by the coding sequence ATGACATCCGTCCTCGTCTGCGACGACTCCCCGCTTGCCCGAGAGGCGCTGCGCCGCGCGGTGGCGACCGTGCCCGGCGTCGAGCGTGTGACGACGGCGGCCAACGGCGAGGAAGTCCTCCGCCGCTGGGGCGCCGACCGATCCGACCTGATCCTGATGGACGTGCGCATGCCCGGACTGGGGGGCGTCGAGACCGTGCGACGGCTGCTGTCCGCCGACCCCGGCGCGCGCATCATCATGCTCACGGTCGCCGAGGACCTGGACGGCGTGGCCCTGGCCGTCGCCGCCGGGGCCCGCGGCTACCTGCACAAGGACGCCTCGCGCGCCGAACTGCGGGCCACCGTGACCCAGGCCCTCGCCGACCCGACCTGGCGGCTGGCCCCCCGCCGCCTCCGCTCGGCCGAGATGGGGGCCGCCCCCACCCTCACCGCGCGCGAGATCCAGGTCCTGGAGGGCATGAGCCACGGCCGCTCCAACGCCGAGATCGGCCGCGAGCTGTTCCTCTCCGAGGACACCGTGAAGACCCACGCCCGGCGCCTGTTCAAGAAGCTCGGAGCCTCCGACCGCGCCCACGCGGTGGCCCTCGGCTTCCGCTGGGGTCTGGTTCGTTAG
- a CDS encoding ester cyclase → MTFVQLIECRTRRFDEMDRLMDRWVEQTKGKRTATHTLVGKDRTDAERVVEIVEFPSYEEAMRNSRLPETDKVFHELLALCEGTPRFTDLDVVRDEGLFAGTARRFFETIAAPGPLVPLDGLLAEDYHDHDPVEGQDTIGMDAMRRKLEMWRGAFDFTFLVEDQIAQGDRVCTRWLWTGVQKAAFMGVANTGRQATMAGTTIHRFGADGKMAEGWLQYDRMGLLAQLGALDALEN, encoded by the coding sequence ATGACGTTCGTGCAGCTCATCGAGTGCAGGACCAGGCGGTTCGACGAGATGGACCGGCTGATGGACAGGTGGGTCGAGCAGACCAAGGGGAAGCGGACGGCGACGCACACGCTGGTCGGCAAGGACCGCACCGACGCGGAGCGCGTCGTGGAGATCGTGGAGTTCCCGTCGTACGAGGAGGCGATGCGGAACTCGCGGCTCCCGGAGACCGACAAGGTCTTCCACGAGCTGCTGGCGCTGTGCGAGGGGACGCCGAGGTTCACCGATCTGGACGTGGTGCGCGACGAGGGGCTGTTCGCCGGCACCGCGCGGCGGTTCTTCGAGACGATCGCCGCGCCCGGCCCGCTGGTTCCGCTGGACGGCCTGCTCGCCGAGGACTACCACGACCACGATCCGGTCGAGGGACAGGACACCATCGGCATGGACGCGATGCGGCGCAAGCTGGAGATGTGGCGGGGGGCCTTCGACTTCACGTTCCTCGTCGAGGACCAGATCGCCCAGGGCGACCGGGTGTGCACCAGGTGGCTGTGGACGGGCGTGCAGAAGGCGGCGTTCATGGGCGTGGCCAACACCGGCCGGCAGGCCACCATGGCCGGAACCACCATCCACCGCTTCGGCGCCGACGGGAAGATGGCCGAGGGCTGGCTGCAGTACGACCGGATGGGACTGCTGGCTCAGCTGGGTGCGCTGGACGCGCTGGAGAACTAG
- the groES gene encoding co-chaperone GroES has translation MTTASSKVAIKPLEDRIVVQPLDAEQTTASGLVIPDTAKEKPQEGAVLAVGPGRFENGERLPLDVKVGDVVLYSKYGGTEVKYNGDEYLVLSARDVLAIIEK, from the coding sequence GTGACGACCGCCAGCTCCAAGGTTGCCATCAAGCCGCTTGAGGACCGCATCGTGGTCCAGCCGCTCGACGCCGAGCAGACCACGGCCTCCGGCCTGGTCATCCCGGACACCGCGAAGGAGAAGCCCCAGGAGGGCGCCGTCCTCGCCGTGGGCCCGGGCCGTTTCGAGAACGGCGAGCGCCTGCCGCTCGACGTCAAGGTCGGCGACGTCGTGCTCTACAGCAAGTACGGCGGCACCGAGGTGAAGTACAACGGCGACGAGTACCTCGTCCTCTCGGCTCGCGACGTGCTCGCGATCATCGAGAAGTAA
- a CDS encoding polysaccharide deacetylase family protein, with product MSRPRATAAVLAAALLLSACAPSVDPIERLGRKAADRVHPHGPSGEPTYRQWGLTEPLAPAPRPPLHPLSVRTGLPPVVDHVTTSDRVVFLTYDDGAEKDPRFVDMVRELRLPVSMFLTDSVVGPGYGHFARLQSVGASVENHTLDHPAMPGLPYAGQRAEICGQQEKLKSRFGIRPRLFRPPYGTYDTTTLRAADDCGVAAVVLWRAATTPDGISYRTGDRQLRPGDIILVGPDEALGPTLRVRTARLLRRVQASGLTVGRLEDYL from the coding sequence GTGAGCCGACCGAGGGCGACGGCCGCTGTCCTGGCCGCCGCCCTCCTGCTGTCCGCGTGCGCGCCCTCCGTCGACCCCATCGAACGGCTCGGCAGGAAGGCGGCCGACCGGGTGCACCCGCACGGCCCGTCCGGCGAGCCGACGTACCGCCAATGGGGTCTGACCGAGCCGCTCGCCCCGGCGCCCCGCCCGCCGCTGCACCCGCTGTCCGTGCGCACCGGCCTCCCACCGGTCGTCGACCACGTCACCACCTCCGACCGGGTGGTCTTCCTGACCTACGACGACGGGGCCGAGAAGGACCCCCGCTTCGTCGACATGGTCCGCGAACTGCGGCTGCCGGTGAGCATGTTCCTCACGGACAGCGTGGTCGGTCCCGGCTACGGCCACTTCGCCCGCCTCCAGTCGGTCGGCGCGAGCGTCGAGAACCACACCCTCGACCACCCGGCCATGCCCGGCCTGCCGTACGCCGGCCAGCGCGCCGAGATCTGCGGCCAGCAGGAGAAGCTGAAGTCCCGCTTCGGCATCCGGCCCCGCCTCTTCCGCCCGCCCTACGGCACCTACGACACCACCACCCTGCGCGCCGCGGACGACTGCGGAGTCGCCGCGGTGGTGCTGTGGCGGGCGGCGACGACCCCCGACGGCATCAGCTACCGGACCGGCGACAGACAGCTCCGCCCCGGCGACATCATCCTGGTGGGCCCCGACGAGGCACTCGGCCCGACCCTCAGGGTGCGCACCGCCCGGCTGCTGCGCCGGGTGCAGGCGAGCGGGCTGACGGTGGGCCGTCTTGAGGACTATCTCTAG
- the groL gene encoding chaperonin GroEL (60 kDa chaperone family; promotes refolding of misfolded polypeptides especially under stressful conditions; forms two stacked rings of heptamers to form a barrel-shaped 14mer; ends can be capped by GroES; misfolded proteins enter the barrel where they are refolded when GroES binds) encodes MAKILKFDEDARRALERGVNKLADTVKVTIGPKGRNVVIDKKFGAPTITNDGVTIAREVEIEDPYENLGAQLVKEVATKTNDIAGDGTTTATVLAQALVREGLKNVAAGASPAALKKGIDAAVAAVSEDLLASARPIDEKSDIAAVAALSAQDQQVGELIAEAMDKVGKDGVITVEESNTFGLELDFTEGMAFDKGYLSPYFVTDQERMEAVLEDPYILINQGKISSIADLLPLLEKIIQSNASKPLLIIAEDVEGEALSTLVVNKIRGTFNAVAVKAPGFGDRRKAMLEDLAILTGATVVSEEVGLKLDQVGLDVLGSARRVTVTKDDTTVVDGAGDSGAVSGRVAQIKAEIENTDSDWDREKLQERLAKLAGGVCVIKVGAATEVELKEKKHRLEDAISATRAAVEEGIVSGGGSALVHAVKVLDDNLGKTGDEATGVSVVRKAAVEPLRWIAENAGLEGYVIVSKVAELEKGNGYNAATGEYGDLVKAGVIDPVKVTRSALENAASIASLLLTTETLVVEKKEEEEAAAGHSHGHSH; translated from the coding sequence ATGGCGAAGATCCTGAAGTTCGACGAGGACGCCCGTCGCGCCCTTGAGCGCGGCGTCAACAAGCTTGCCGACACGGTGAAGGTGACGATCGGCCCCAAGGGCCGCAACGTCGTCATCGACAAGAAGTTCGGCGCCCCCACCATCACCAACGACGGTGTCACGATCGCCCGCGAGGTCGAGATCGAGGACCCGTACGAGAACCTCGGCGCGCAGCTGGTCAAGGAGGTGGCGACCAAGACCAACGACATCGCGGGTGACGGTACGACCACCGCCACCGTGCTGGCTCAGGCGCTCGTCCGCGAGGGCCTGAAGAACGTCGCCGCCGGTGCCTCCCCGGCCGCCCTGAAGAAGGGCATCGACGCCGCGGTCGCCGCCGTCTCCGAGGACCTGCTCGCGTCGGCCCGCCCGATCGACGAGAAGTCCGACATCGCCGCCGTCGCCGCGCTGTCCGCCCAGGACCAGCAGGTCGGCGAGCTCATCGCCGAGGCGATGGACAAGGTCGGCAAGGACGGTGTCATCACCGTCGAGGAGTCCAACACCTTCGGTCTGGAGCTGGACTTCACCGAGGGCATGGCCTTCGACAAGGGCTACCTGTCGCCGTACTTCGTGACGGACCAGGAGCGCATGGAAGCCGTCCTGGAGGACCCCTACATCCTCATCAACCAGGGCAAGATCTCCTCCATCGCGGACCTGCTGCCGCTGCTCGAGAAGATCATCCAGTCCAACGCCTCGAAGCCGCTGCTGATCATCGCCGAGGACGTCGAGGGCGAGGCCCTGTCGACCCTGGTCGTCAACAAGATCCGCGGCACCTTCAACGCGGTCGCGGTCAAGGCCCCCGGCTTCGGCGACCGCCGCAAGGCGATGCTGGAGGACCTGGCGATCCTCACCGGCGCCACGGTCGTCTCCGAGGAGGTCGGCCTCAAGCTCGACCAGGTCGGCCTGGACGTGCTGGGCTCCGCCCGCCGTGTCACGGTCACCAAGGACGACACCACGGTCGTCGACGGCGCCGGTGACTCCGGTGCGGTCAGCGGCCGCGTCGCCCAGATCAAGGCCGAGATCGAGAACACCGACTCCGACTGGGACCGCGAGAAGCTCCAGGAGCGCCTCGCGAAGCTGGCCGGCGGCGTGTGCGTGATCAAGGTCGGCGCCGCCACCGAGGTGGAGCTGAAGGAGAAGAAGCACCGTCTGGAGGACGCCATCTCCGCGACCCGCGCCGCGGTCGAGGAGGGCATCGTCTCCGGTGGTGGCTCCGCGCTCGTCCACGCCGTGAAGGTCCTCGACGACAACCTCGGCAAGACCGGCGACGAGGCCACCGGTGTCTCCGTGGTCCGCAAGGCCGCCGTCGAGCCGCTGCGCTGGATCGCCGAGAACGCCGGCCTGGAGGGCTACGTCATCGTCTCCAAGGTCGCCGAGCTGGAGAAGGGCAACGGCTACAACGCCGCCACCGGCGAGTACGGCGACCTGGTCAAGGCCGGCGTCATCGACCCGGTCAAGGTCACCCGCTCCGCCCTGGAGAACGCCGCCTCCATCGCCTCCCTGCTGCTCACGACCGAGACCCTGGTCGTCGAGAAGAAGGAAGAGGAAGAGGCCGCCGCCGGCCACTCCCACGGCCACTCGCACTGA
- a CDS encoding sigma-70 family RNA polymerase sigma factor, which yields MRDDEAVTAVGTIGALVHRAVDGDEQATHDLLAHVHPLALRYCRTRLSRLPGDARHFVEDLAQEVCVAVLLALPRYRDTGRPFEAFVFAIASHKVADLQRAAMRHPGSTAVPSDEMPERPDDSLGPEERALLSSDAEWAKKLLANLPENQRELLLLRIAVGLTAEETGQMLGMSPGAVRVAQHRALSRLRALAEQ from the coding sequence ATGCGCGACGACGAGGCGGTCACTGCCGTGGGGACGATCGGCGCTCTCGTCCATCGCGCCGTGGACGGGGACGAGCAGGCCACGCACGACCTGCTCGCCCATGTTCACCCCCTCGCGCTGCGCTACTGCCGCACCCGCCTGTCCCGCCTCCCGGGCGACGCCCGCCACTTCGTCGAGGACCTCGCCCAGGAGGTCTGCGTGGCGGTCCTGCTGGCCCTGCCGCGGTACCGCGACACCGGCCGCCCCTTCGAGGCCTTCGTCTTCGCGATCGCGTCCCACAAGGTCGCCGACCTGCAGCGCGCCGCGATGCGCCACCCGGGCTCCACGGCCGTCCCCTCCGACGAGATGCCGGAACGCCCCGACGACTCCCTCGGCCCCGAGGAGCGCGCGCTGCTCAGCAGCGACGCCGAGTGGGCCAAGAAACTCCTGGCCAACCTCCCGGAGAACCAGCGCGAGCTGCTGCTGCTCCGCATCGCCGTGGGCCTCACGGCCGAGGAGACCGGCCAGATGTTGGGAATGTCACCGGGTGCGGTGCGGGTCGCCCAGCACCGGGCCCTGAGCCGGTTGCGGGCGCTGGCGGAGCAGTAG
- a CDS encoding SDR family oxidoreductase produces the protein MTTALITGSTAGIGAAFARRLAADGHNLVLVARDTKRLREQATELHDRHGIEAEVLTADLAEDAGIESVAARLGDRRHPVDLLVNNAGFGNKGRYLDVSMADELRMLKVHCEAVLRLTSAAAEAMRERGRGGVVNVASVAAFVPRGTYGASKAWVVQFTQGAARDLAGSGVRLMALAPGFVRTEFHQRAGMGTDNIPDWMWLDADKLVAAALADLARGKTLSVPDPRYKVLTGLAKVAPRGLVGGISAKTGRKYGPQ, from the coding sequence ATGACAACGGCTCTGATTACGGGATCGACCGCGGGGATCGGTGCCGCGTTCGCGCGGCGGCTGGCGGCTGACGGGCACAACCTCGTCCTGGTGGCGCGGGACACCAAGCGGCTGCGCGAGCAGGCGACCGAGCTGCACGACCGGCACGGCATCGAGGCGGAGGTGCTCACCGCCGACCTCGCCGAGGACGCCGGCATCGAGTCGGTCGCCGCCCGGCTCGGGGACCGCCGTCACCCGGTCGACCTGCTGGTCAACAACGCCGGCTTCGGCAACAAGGGCCGTTATCTGGACGTCTCGATGGCCGACGAGCTGCGCATGCTCAAGGTGCACTGCGAGGCGGTGCTGCGGCTGACCTCGGCCGCGGCCGAGGCGATGCGCGAGCGCGGCCGCGGCGGAGTGGTCAACGTGGCGTCGGTGGCGGCCTTCGTGCCGCGCGGGACGTACGGCGCCTCCAAGGCGTGGGTCGTGCAGTTCACCCAGGGCGCGGCGCGCGACCTCGCGGGCAGCGGGGTGCGGCTGATGGCGCTGGCGCCGGGGTTCGTCCGTACGGAGTTCCATCAGCGGGCCGGGATGGGCACGGACAACATCCCGGACTGGATGTGGCTGGACGCGGACAAGCTGGTCGCGGCGGCGCTGGCCGACCTCGCGCGCGGGAAGACGCTGTCGGTCCCGGATCCCCGCTACAAGGTGCTGACGGGCCTGGCGAAGGTGGCGCCGCGCGGGCTGGTGGGCGGCATCAGCGCGAAGACGGGCCGCAAGTACGGGCCGCAGTAG
- the guaB gene encoding IMP dehydrogenase, with translation MTTNVDGVPDKFATLGLTYDDVLLLPGASEVLPNAVDTSSRISRNVRVNIPLLSAAMDKVTESRMAIAMARLGGVGVLHRNLSVEDQVNQVDLVKRSESGMVTDPITVHPDATLAEADALCAKFRISGVPVTDPDRKLLGIVTNRDMAFESDRSRRVHEVMTPMPLVTGKVGISGTEAMQLLRKHKIEKLPLVDDQGILKGLITVKDFVKAEKYPNAAKDSEGRLLVGAAVGASPEALERAQALAEAGVDFLVVDTSHGHNSNALSWMAKIKSSVDVDVVGGNVATRDGAQALIDAGVDGIKVGVGPGSICTTRVVAGIGVPQVTAIYEASLAARAAGVPLIGDGGLQYSGDIGKALAAGADTVMLGSLLAGCEESPGELLFINGKQFKSYRGMGSLGAMQSRGQGRSYSKDRYFQAEVSSDDKLVPEGVEGQVPYRGPLANVLHQLVGGLRQTMGYVGAATVEEMESKGRFVRITAAGLKESHPHDIQMTVEAPNYSRK, from the coding sequence ATGACCACCAACGTCGACGGAGTGCCCGACAAATTCGCCACGCTCGGGCTGACCTACGACGACGTGCTGCTGCTGCCGGGAGCCTCCGAGGTCCTCCCGAACGCGGTCGACACCTCGTCCCGCATCTCCCGCAACGTCCGGGTCAACATCCCGCTGCTCTCCGCCGCGATGGACAAGGTCACCGAGTCCCGCATGGCGATCGCCATGGCCCGGCTCGGCGGGGTCGGCGTGCTGCACCGCAACCTCTCCGTCGAGGACCAGGTCAACCAGGTCGACCTGGTGAAGCGGTCCGAGTCCGGCATGGTCACCGACCCGATCACGGTGCACCCGGACGCCACCCTCGCCGAGGCCGACGCGCTGTGCGCGAAGTTCCGGATCAGCGGTGTCCCGGTCACCGACCCCGACCGGAAGCTGCTCGGCATCGTCACCAACCGCGACATGGCCTTCGAGAGCGACCGCTCGCGCCGCGTCCACGAGGTCATGACGCCGATGCCGCTGGTCACCGGCAAGGTCGGCATCTCCGGCACCGAGGCCATGCAGCTGCTGCGCAAGCACAAGATCGAGAAGCTGCCGCTCGTCGACGACCAGGGCATCCTCAAGGGCCTGATCACGGTCAAGGACTTCGTCAAGGCCGAGAAGTACCCGAACGCGGCCAAGGACTCCGAGGGCCGCCTGCTCGTCGGCGCCGCCGTCGGCGCGAGCCCCGAGGCCCTCGAGCGGGCCCAGGCGCTCGCCGAGGCCGGCGTGGACTTCCTGGTCGTCGACACCTCGCACGGCCACAACAGCAACGCCCTCAGCTGGATGGCGAAGATCAAGTCCAGTGTCGACGTCGACGTGGTCGGCGGCAACGTCGCCACCCGCGACGGCGCGCAGGCGCTGATCGACGCCGGTGTCGACGGCATCAAGGTCGGCGTGGGCCCCGGCTCGATCTGCACCACCCGCGTGGTCGCCGGCATCGGCGTCCCGCAGGTCACCGCCATCTACGAGGCGTCCCTCGCCGCCCGCGCGGCCGGTGTCCCGCTGATCGGCGACGGCGGCCTGCAGTACTCCGGCGACATCGGCAAGGCGCTCGCGGCCGGTGCCGACACGGTGATGCTGGGCTCCCTCCTCGCGGGCTGTGAGGAGTCCCCGGGCGAGCTGCTCTTCATCAACGGCAAGCAGTTCAAGTCGTACCGCGGCATGGGCTCGCTCGGCGCCATGCAGTCGCGCGGCCAGGGCCGGTCGTACTCGAAGGACCGCTACTTCCAGGCCGAGGTCTCCTCCGACGACAAGCTCGTCCCCGAGGGCGTCGAGGGCCAGGTGCCCTACCGCGGCCCGCTGGCCAACGTGCTGCACCAGCTCGTCGGCGGGCTCCGCCAGACCATGGGCTACGTGGGCGCGGCCACCGTCGAGGAGATGGAGTCCAAGGGCCGCTTCGTGCGGATCACCGCCGCGGGCCTCAAGGAGAGCCACCCGCACGACATCCAGATGACGGTCGAGGCGCCGAACTACAGCCGCAAGTAG
- a CDS encoding GuaB3 family IMP dehydrogenase-related protein, protein MTEIEIGRGKRGRRAYAFDDIAVVPSRRTRDPKEVSIAWQIDAYRFELPFLAAPMDSVVSPATAIRIGELGGLGVLNLEGLWTRHEDPQPLLDEIIGLDSDTATRRLQEIYAAPIKEELIGARIKEVRDSGVVTAAALSPQRTAQFSKAVVDAGVDIFVIRGTTVSAEHVSSSHEPLNLKQFIYELDVPVIVGGCATYTAALHLMRTGAAGVLVGFGGGAAHTTRNVLGIQVPMATAVADVAAARRDYMDESGGRYVHVIADGGVGWSGDLPKAIACGADSVMMGSPLARATDAPGKGHHWGMEAVNEELPRGKKVDLGTVGTLEEILTGPSHTPDGSMNLFGALRRAMATTGYSELKEFQRVEVTVADAQHKR, encoded by the coding sequence GTGACTGAGATCGAGATCGGGCGCGGCAAGCGCGGCCGCCGGGCGTACGCCTTCGACGACATCGCCGTCGTCCCCAGCCGCCGTACGCGGGACCCGAAGGAGGTCTCGATCGCCTGGCAGATCGACGCCTACCGCTTCGAGCTGCCGTTCCTGGCCGCCCCCATGGACTCGGTCGTCTCCCCGGCCACGGCGATCCGCATCGGCGAGCTCGGCGGCCTGGGCGTGCTCAACCTCGAAGGCCTCTGGACGCGGCACGAGGACCCGCAGCCGCTGCTCGACGAGATCATCGGGCTGGACTCCGACACCGCCACCCGCCGCCTCCAGGAGATCTACGCGGCTCCCATCAAGGAGGAGCTGATCGGCGCGCGCATCAAGGAGGTGCGCGACTCCGGCGTGGTCACGGCGGCCGCGCTCTCCCCGCAGCGCACCGCCCAGTTCTCCAAGGCGGTCGTGGACGCGGGCGTCGACATCTTCGTCATCCGCGGCACGACGGTCTCCGCGGAGCACGTCTCGTCCTCGCACGAGCCGCTGAACCTGAAGCAGTTCATCTACGAGCTGGACGTCCCCGTGATCGTCGGCGGCTGCGCCACGTACACGGCGGCCCTGCACCTGATGCGCACGGGCGCGGCCGGTGTCCTGGTCGGCTTCGGCGGCGGCGCCGCCCACACCACGCGCAACGTGCTCGGCATCCAGGTCCCCATGGCCACCGCCGTCGCCGACGTGGCCGCCGCCCGCCGCGACTACATGGACGAGTCCGGCGGCCGCTACGTCCACGTCATCGCCGACGGCGGTGTCGGCTGGTCCGGCGACCTCCCCAAGGCGATCGCCTGCGGCGCCGACTCGGTGATGATGGGCTCCCCGCTCGCCCGCGCGACGGACGCGCCCGGCAAGGGCCACCACTGGGGCATGGAGGCCGTCAACGAGGAGCTCCCGCGCGGCAAGAAGGTCGACCTCGGCACGGTCGGCACCCTCGAGGAGATCCTCACCGGCCCGTCCCACACCCCCGACGGCTCGATGAACCTCTTCGGCGCCCTGCGCCGCGCCATGGCCACCACCGGCTACAGCGAGCTGAAGGAGTTCCAGCGCGTCGAGGTGACGGTGGCGGACGCGCAGCACAAGCGGTAG
- a CDS encoding LysR family transcriptional regulator → MIEARHLRVLRAVATTGSFSAAGRELGCTQPAVSQQMKALETSVGTPLLVRNGREMRLTQAGEALVRHASGILAGLTAAEEEVAAIAGLRAGRVRLVSFPSGSSTLVPTALAALRAAHPGTRVSLEEAEPPKSVELLRAGDCDIALAFRYEGAADAEEWDDLVVRPLLTDRLVGLVPERHRLARAESVALGELADEPWIAGCPRCRGQLVQACESAGFTPRIDFATDDYPAVVGLVGAGLGVAVLPRLAVESVRPRGVRTVVLEPTVRREIVALTLPDLAQVPAVAATLDQLGRAARRA, encoded by the coding sequence GTGATAGAAGCACGTCATCTCCGGGTCCTGCGGGCGGTCGCCACCACCGGGTCCTTCTCGGCGGCGGGGCGCGAGCTGGGCTGCACCCAGCCCGCCGTCAGCCAGCAGATGAAGGCCCTGGAGACCTCCGTGGGCACGCCGCTGCTGGTCCGCAACGGCCGCGAGATGCGCCTGACCCAGGCCGGCGAGGCCCTGGTCCGGCACGCCTCCGGGATCCTCGCCGGGCTCACCGCCGCCGAGGAGGAGGTCGCCGCGATCGCCGGGCTGCGCGCGGGCCGGGTCCGCCTGGTCTCCTTCCCGAGCGGCAGCTCCACCCTGGTCCCGACCGCCCTCGCCGCCCTGCGCGCCGCCCACCCCGGCACCCGCGTCTCCCTGGAGGAGGCCGAGCCGCCGAAGTCCGTGGAGCTGCTGCGCGCGGGCGACTGCGACATCGCGCTGGCCTTCCGTTACGAGGGCGCCGCGGACGCCGAGGAGTGGGACGACCTGGTGGTGCGGCCGCTGCTGACCGACCGGCTCGTCGGCCTGGTGCCGGAGCGGCACCGGCTGGCCCGTGCGGAGTCGGTCGCCCTCGGGGAACTCGCCGACGAGCCCTGGATCGCGGGCTGTCCGCGCTGCCGGGGACAGCTTGTCCAGGCGTGCGAGAGTGCGGGTTTCACGCCCCGTATCGACTTCGCCACCGACGACTACCCGGCCGTGGTCGGCCTGGTCGGCGCGGGTCTGGGCGTGGCCGTGCTGCCGCGTCTTGCGGTCGAGTCGGTACGGCCGAGAGGTGTGCGCACGGTGGTCCTGGAACCTACGGTGCGGCGGGAGATCGTCGCCCTGACGCTGCCCGACCTGGCACAGGTGCCGGCGGTGGCGGCGACGCTCGATCAGCTGGGCCGGGCCGCCCGGCGGGCGTGA
- a CDS encoding WhiB family transcriptional regulator has translation MADFSRLPGPNADLWDWQLMAACRGVDSSLFFHPEGERGAARSARENSAKEVCMRCPVRAECAAHALAVREPYGVWGGLTEDEREELMGRARNRLVSASTTSGDSASDT, from the coding sequence ATGGCAGATTTCTCCCGCCTTCCCGGACCGAACGCGGACCTGTGGGACTGGCAGCTCATGGCCGCCTGCCGCGGGGTCGACAGCTCGCTCTTCTTCCATCCCGAGGGCGAGCGCGGGGCGGCTCGGAGCGCCCGTGAGAACTCGGCCAAGGAGGTCTGCATGAGGTGCCCGGTCCGCGCGGAGTGCGCGGCGCACGCGCTGGCGGTCCGTGAGCCGTACGGCGTGTGGGGCGGCCTGACCGAGGACGAGCGCGAAGAGCTCATGGGGCGGGCGCGCAACAGGCTGGTGTCGGCGTCGACGACCAGCGGCGACTCCGCCTCCGACACGTGA
- a CDS encoding MOSC domain-containing protein, translating to MELLSVNLGRPTPSPHTDQVDGVTGIDKRPAAGPVRVAAPGPKGTAGSGLAGDAVCELRHHGGDDQAVYAFAREDLDDWAKELGRPLPNGCFGENLTTNGLNVSGALIGERWRIGPEVVLEVTSGRIPCRTFQGHLGERVWVKRFTRKGATGAYLRVIEPGEIRAGDPIEIIHLPEHGVTAAMEFRATTTERELLPRLLAAGAALHPEALALARKYVAAQSG from the coding sequence ATGGAGCTTCTCTCGGTGAACCTCGGCCGTCCGACGCCGTCGCCGCACACGGACCAGGTGGACGGCGTGACCGGTATCGACAAGCGGCCGGCGGCCGGGCCGGTGCGGGTGGCGGCGCCCGGGCCGAAGGGGACCGCGGGCAGCGGCCTCGCCGGGGACGCGGTCTGCGAGCTGCGCCATCACGGCGGCGACGACCAGGCGGTGTACGCCTTCGCGCGCGAGGACCTCGACGACTGGGCGAAGGAACTCGGCCGCCCGCTGCCGAACGGCTGTTTCGGTGAGAACCTCACGACAAACGGGCTGAACGTGTCGGGGGCGCTGATCGGCGAGCGCTGGCGGATCGGTCCCGAGGTCGTGCTGGAGGTCACCTCCGGGCGCATCCCGTGCCGTACGTTCCAGGGCCATCTGGGCGAGCGGGTATGGGTGAAGAGATTCACGCGGAAGGGTGCCACCGGTGCCTACCTCCGGGTGATCGAACCGGGTGAGATCCGGGCCGGCGACCCCATCGAGATCATCCACCTGCCGGAGCACGGGGTGACGGCCGCGATGGAGTTCCGCGCGACCACCACCGAGCGGGAGCTGCTGCCCCGGCTGCTCGCGGCGGGCGCGGCCCTGCACCCGGAGGCGCTGGCGCTGGCCCGTAAGTACGTGGCGGCGCAGAGCGGCTGA